One Nicotiana sylvestris chromosome 12, ASM39365v2, whole genome shotgun sequence genomic window carries:
- the LOC138884059 gene encoding pectinesterase inhibitor 7-like, which yields MKTPRRNSLFFILSAAVFLLQLSLVPAIAKLQLRRPGPSQEDIDYIHTSCQNTLYPETCINSFQFYADAVQQDPRQLAFYAILKSLRKTKSLASYIISNVAGYEAQIQALYNAVNQIRDSFTQMEKLIEFDCGGESLGFQINKVQTWMSAALTNIDNVTCTHVFKDVEPLKSNVCDRVTTVKELTSNAVTLVNNYANMIYQLRNEL from the coding sequence ATGAAAACCCCACGTCGAAATTCTCTCTTCTTCATCCTCTCTGCCGCCGTATTTCTCCTTCAACTCAGCCTTGTCCCCGCGATCGCGAAGTTGCAACTCCGTAGGCCCGGTCCAAGTCAGGAAGACATAGATTATATCCACACCAGTTGTCAAAATACGTTATATCCCGAAACCTGCATCAATTCCTTTCAATTTTACGCCGATGCGGTCCAGCAAGACCCGAGACAGCTCGCTTTTTACGCCATCTTGAAAAGCCTACGCAAAACCAAGAGTTTGGCATCTTATATAATTTCCAACGTAGCCGGCTATGAAGCGCAGATACAAGCCCTATATAACGCCGTAAACCAAATACGTGACTCATTTACACAGATGGAAAAGTTGATTGAGTTTGACTGTGGAGGTGAGTCATTAGGGTTTCAGATTAATAAGGTTCAGACATGGATGAGTGCAGCCTTGACCAATATTGACAACGTGACTTGTACGCATGTATTTAAGGATGTTGAGCCATTGAAATCGAACGTATGTGATCGTGTAACAACGGTGAAGGAGTTGACTAGCAACGCCGTTACTTTGGTAAATAACTATGCCAATATGATATATCAACTCCGTAATGAACTATGA